From a region of the Balaenoptera musculus isolate JJ_BM4_2016_0621 chromosome 15, mBalMus1.pri.v3, whole genome shotgun sequence genome:
- the WFDC8 gene encoding LOW QUALITY PROTEIN: WAP four-disulfide core domain protein 8 (The sequence of the model RefSeq protein was modified relative to this genomic sequence to represent the inferred CDS: deleted 1 base in 1 codon), with amino-acid sequence MWEALQERAMTSSRVILLLQLWLLDICRPFDCKMLLSLLTRAISATRGSWAKRHLPLQSSTFSWRNVALLLLLSLSLEQTSASPGRRVKQKPGVCPQERLTCSTKAPDLCKTDFNCDEHLKCCSFACGKKCMDPYEEPCMLPLDRGKCKNTVKHWYFHTKRRVCKAFNYGGCLGNANNFSNREDCMTACSSTVKDGQCPLFPFKNRMECSASCKSDFDCPPNEKCCESMCGFDCAMAWTVKAGFCPHKPPTCSRIEKPRCLQDDDCPLTMKCCSLCGLEVPGIPKMNS; translated from the exons ATGTGGGAGGCTTTGCAAGAACGTGCCATGACCTCCAGTAGGGTCATCCTCTTGCTTCAGCTCTGG CTCCTGGACATCTGTAGACCTTTTGATTGCAAAATGCTCCTCAGTTTACTGACAAGAGCAATCTCTGCCACGAGGGGAAGCTGGGCAAAGAG GCACCTTCCTCTCCAGAGCTCCACCTTCTCCTGGAGGAATGTCGCTCTCCTgctgcttctctccctctctttggaGCAGACATCTGCATCGCCAGGCCGCAGAGTCAAAC AGAAGCCAGGAGTGTGCCCCCAAGAAAGGCTCACCTGTAGTACTAAAGCCCCAGACTTGTGCAAAACAGATTTCAACTGCGATGAACACCTGAAGTGCTGCTCTTTTGCCTGTGGGAAGAAGTGCATGGACCCGTATGAAG AACCCTGCATGCTACCCTTGGACCGAGGAAAATGTAAGAATACAGTCAAGCACTGGTATTTTCATACTAAAAGGCGTGTATGCAAAGCCTTTAATTATGGAGGCTGCCTTGGGAATGCCAACAACTTTTCCAACAGGGAAGACTGCATGACGGCTTGTTCATCAACTG TCAAGGATGGGCAGTGCCCACTCTTCCCTTTCAAGAACCGTATGGAGTGTTCAGCTTCGTGTAAGAGTGACTTCGATTGCCCCCCAAATGAAAAATGTTGTGAATCCATGTGTGGCTTTGATTGTGCCATGGCCTGGACAG TCAAAGCAGGTTTCTGCCCACACAAGCCGCCGACATGTTCCAGGATTGAG AAACCCAGGTGCCTGCAGGATGATGATTGCCCATTGACAATGAAGTGCTGTTCACTCTGTGGACTTGAAGTGCCTGGAATCCCTAAAATGAATAGTTA A
- the LOC118880969 gene encoding eppin-like, translated as MESSGPLSILVLSILLVNVRGHGLTDWFFHKRCPRIQDNCEFKERDECSKDKKCPRHEKCCFFSCGRKCLNLQQDICSMPKEPGPCLAFFRRWWYDKTNNTCSSFIYGGCKGNNNNFQSQAICQSTCPPKRSISFHPLGMCPRVRVRCEIEERNLCTKSRQCPEKMKCCRFSCGKKCVNVRQV; from the exons ATGGAGTCTTCTGGACCTTTGAGCATCCTGGTGCTATCCATCCTTCTAGTGAATGTCCGGGGACATGGTCTGACTGACTGGTTCTTTCACA AGAGATGCCCCAGAATCCAAGATAACTGTGAATTCAAAGAAAGGGATGAATGTTCGAAGGACAAAAAATGTCCAAGACATGAGAAGTGTTGCTTCTTCAGCTGCGGAAGAAAATGCTTAAACCTCCAACAAG ACATATGCAGTATGCCCAAAGAACCTGGCCCCTGCTTGGCTTTTTTCCGTCGTTGGTGGTATGATAAGACAAATAATACCTGCTCCAGCTTCATCTATGGCGgctgcaaaggaaacaataacaacTTCCAATCCCAAGCCATATGCCAGAGCACCTGCCCCCCAAAAAG gagtatatctttccatccctTGGGGATGTGTCCCCGAGTCAGAGTAAGATgtgaaatagaagaaagaaaccTATGTACGAAGAGCAGACAATGTCCAGAGAAGATGAAGTGTTGCAGGTTTAGctgtggaaaaaaatgtgtaaatgtCAGACAAG TGTAG